Proteins co-encoded in one Streptomyces sp. NBC_01283 genomic window:
- a CDS encoding AraC family transcriptional regulator, with product MSVIRSAGLRGFRATVAELGGDAEAYARQAGCPTAALDADDLLVPEEAMATVLELAAEDLGCPDLGLRIAARQDLGMLGALALAIQNSATLGDALECTTRYLFVHARSLSLSLEPDPYGTPGVAALRYGVREGVEAPPQGIDLSLGFMHRAIVYLVGPYGLGSVELPHPLLAPLPVYEDFFGVPVKADRPAALLRVPLSLAGRPLGGGNAHLRRLALAYLDEQLPAERTDVVSGVRAVVGRSLGTSPPEIGTVARLLNVHPRTLQRRLRAVGTTFAEVIDEERRTAARRYLTETELPLGQVALLLGLSEQSALNRCCRRWWGVTPRAVRAHGYGTEEPPVS from the coding sequence ATGTCCGTGATCAGATCGGCGGGGCTCCGTGGTTTCCGCGCCACGGTGGCGGAGCTCGGCGGCGACGCCGAGGCGTACGCCCGGCAGGCGGGCTGCCCCACGGCCGCGCTCGACGCGGACGACCTCCTGGTGCCCGAGGAGGCGATGGCCACCGTACTGGAGCTGGCCGCGGAGGATCTCGGCTGTCCTGATCTCGGCCTGCGCATCGCGGCCCGGCAGGACCTGGGCATGCTCGGTGCCCTGGCGCTCGCCATCCAGAACTCCGCCACTCTCGGGGACGCCCTGGAGTGCACCACGCGCTATCTGTTCGTCCACGCGCGCTCGCTGAGCCTGAGCCTGGAGCCGGATCCGTACGGCACTCCGGGGGTGGCCGCCCTGCGCTACGGCGTGCGCGAGGGAGTCGAGGCGCCGCCGCAGGGCATCGATCTCTCCCTGGGGTTCATGCACCGGGCGATCGTCTACCTGGTCGGCCCCTACGGCCTCGGCTCCGTCGAGCTGCCGCACCCGCTGCTCGCGCCTTTGCCGGTGTACGAGGACTTCTTCGGCGTCCCCGTGAAGGCGGACCGCCCCGCGGCCCTGCTGCGCGTCCCGCTCAGCCTGGCCGGCCGGCCCCTCGGCGGCGGCAACGCGCATCTGCGGCGCCTCGCGCTCGCGTACCTGGACGAGCAGCTGCCCGCCGAGCGTACGGACGTCGTCAGCGGGGTCCGCGCCGTGGTGGGGCGGTCACTTGGCACGTCGCCGCCCGAGATCGGGACCGTCGCCCGCCTGCTGAACGTCCATCCGCGGACCCTGCAGCGCAGGCTGCGCGCCGTGGGCACGACGTTCGCGGAGGTCATCGACGAGGAACGCCGCACCGCGGCGCGGCGCTACCTCACCGAGACCGAACTGCCACTGGGCCAGGTCGCCCTGCTCCTGGGCCTCTCCGAACAATCGGCGCTGAACCGCTGCTGCCGGCGCTGGTGGGGGGTGACGCCTCGGGCGGTGCGGGCGCACGGATACGGGACCGAGGAGCCGCCGGTCTCCTGA